In Panthera leo isolate Ple1 chromosome E3, P.leo_Ple1_pat1.1, whole genome shotgun sequence, a genomic segment contains:
- the RNPS1 gene encoding RNA-binding protein with serine-rich domain 1 isoform X1: protein MDLSGVKKKSLLGVKENNKKSSTRAPSPTKRKDRSDEKSKDRSKDKGATKESSEKDRGREKTRKRRSASSGSSSTRSRSSSTSSSGSSTSTGSSSGSSSSSASSRSGSSSTSRSSSSSSSSGSPSPSRRRHDNRRRSRSKSKPPKRDEKERKRRSPSPKPTKVHIGRLTRNVTKDHIMEIFSTYGKIKMIDMPVERMHPHLSKGYAYVEFENPDEAEKALKHMDGGQIDGQEITATAVLAPWPRPPPRRFSPPRRMLPPPPMWRRSPPRMRRRSRSPRRRSPVRRRSRSPGRRRHRSRSSSNSSR from the exons ATGGATTTATCAGGAGTGAAAAAGAAGAGCTTGCTAGgagtcaaagaaaataataaaaagtccaGCACTAG GGCTCCCTCTCCTACCAAACGCAAAGACCGCTCTGATGAGAAGTCCAAGGATCGTTCTAAAGATAAAGGGGCCACCAAGGAGTCTAGTGAGAAGGACCGGGGCAGGGAGAAAACGCGGAAGAGGCGCAGCGCTtccagcggcagcagcagcaccag GTCCCGGTCCAGCTCGACCTCCAGCTCGGGCTCCAGCACCAGCACTGGCTCGAGCAGCGGCTCGAGCTCTTCTTCCGCATCCAGCCGCTCGGGAAGCTCCAGCACCTCCCgcagctccagctccagcagcTCGTCCGGCTCGCCGAGTCCTTCTCGACGCAGGCACGACAACAGGAGGCGCTCCCGCTCCAA ATCCAAACCGcccaaaagagatgaaaaggaaaggaaaaggcgGAGTCCTTCCCCTAAACCCACCAAAGTGCACATCGGGAGGCTCACTAGGAACGTGACCAAG GACCACATCATGGAGATATTCTCCACCTACgggaaaattaaaatgattgaCATGCCTGTGGAAAGGATGCACCCCCACCTGTCTAAAGGCTACGCGTACGTGGAGTTCGAGAATCCGGACGAGGCTGAGAAGGCTCTGAAGCACATGGACGGAG GACAAATCGATGGCCAGGAGATCACCGCCACCGCTGTGCTGGCCCCATGGCCGAGGCCACCGCCCAGGAGATTCAGCCCTCCCAGGAGAATGCTGCCTCCACCTCCCATGTGGCGTCGGTCGCCCCCACGGATGAGAAGAAG GTCGCGCTCCCCGAGACGCAGGTCCCCGGTGCGCCGGCGGTCCCGCtcgcccggccgccgccgccacaGGAGCCGCTCCAGCTCCAACTCCTCCCGATAA
- the RNPS1 gene encoding RNA-binding protein with serine-rich domain 1 isoform X2 — translation MAPSPTKRKDRSDEKSKDRSKDKGATKESSEKDRGREKTRKRRSASSGSSSTRSRSSSTSSSGSSTSTGSSSGSSSSSASSRSGSSSTSRSSSSSSSSGSPSPSRRRHDNRRRSRSKSKPPKRDEKERKRRSPSPKPTKVHIGRLTRNVTKDHIMEIFSTYGKIKMIDMPVERMHPHLSKGYAYVEFENPDEAEKALKHMDGGQIDGQEITATAVLAPWPRPPPRRFSPPRRMLPPPPMWRRSPPRMRRRSRSPRRRSPVRRRSRSPGRRRHRSRSSSNSSR, via the exons GGCTCCCTCTCCTACCAAACGCAAAGACCGCTCTGATGAGAAGTCCAAGGATCGTTCTAAAGATAAAGGGGCCACCAAGGAGTCTAGTGAGAAGGACCGGGGCAGGGAGAAAACGCGGAAGAGGCGCAGCGCTtccagcggcagcagcagcaccag GTCCCGGTCCAGCTCGACCTCCAGCTCGGGCTCCAGCACCAGCACTGGCTCGAGCAGCGGCTCGAGCTCTTCTTCCGCATCCAGCCGCTCGGGAAGCTCCAGCACCTCCCgcagctccagctccagcagcTCGTCCGGCTCGCCGAGTCCTTCTCGACGCAGGCACGACAACAGGAGGCGCTCCCGCTCCAA ATCCAAACCGcccaaaagagatgaaaaggaaaggaaaaggcgGAGTCCTTCCCCTAAACCCACCAAAGTGCACATCGGGAGGCTCACTAGGAACGTGACCAAG GACCACATCATGGAGATATTCTCCACCTACgggaaaattaaaatgattgaCATGCCTGTGGAAAGGATGCACCCCCACCTGTCTAAAGGCTACGCGTACGTGGAGTTCGAGAATCCGGACGAGGCTGAGAAGGCTCTGAAGCACATGGACGGAG GACAAATCGATGGCCAGGAGATCACCGCCACCGCTGTGCTGGCCCCATGGCCGAGGCCACCGCCCAGGAGATTCAGCCCTCCCAGGAGAATGCTGCCTCCACCTCCCATGTGGCGTCGGTCGCCCCCACGGATGAGAAGAAG GTCGCGCTCCCCGAGACGCAGGTCCCCGGTGCGCCGGCGGTCCCGCtcgcccggccgccgccgccacaGGAGCCGCTCCAGCTCCAACTCCTCCCGATAA
- the ECI1 gene encoding enoyl-CoA delta isomerase 1, mitochondrial isoform X1 — protein MALMAGARVLARNLLRPWSRLPDAVPGRTGPAAGGGDGVRCFGSPRLLVETDPAKGVAVIKLKNPPVNSLSLEVLTEFVISLEKLENDKTFRGVILTSDCPGIFSAGLDLTEMCGKSQAHYAEYWRAVQELWLRLYLSNLVLIAAINGVSPAGGCLISLTCDYRVLADNPKYTMGLNETLLGIVAPSWFKDTLVNTVGHRVAERALQLGLLFAPAEALRVGMVDQVVPEDQVHSAALSAMAQWLAVPDHARQLTKNLMRKATADRLVKQRDADIQYFLQFISRDSIQKSLRVYLDKLRQKKG, from the exons ATGGCGCTGATGGCCGGAGCGCGCGTCCTGGCTCGCAACCTGCTCCGCCCGT GGTCCCGGCTTCCGGACGCGGTTCCCGGGCGGACGGGGCCGGCCGCCGGCGGCGGGGACGGTGTGCGGTGTTTCGGGAGCCCTCGGCTGCTGGTGGAGACGGACCCGGCGAAAG GGGTCGCCGTGATAAAGTTGAAGAACCCCCCGGTGAACAGCCTCAGCCTGGAGGTGCTGACGGAGTTTGTCATCAGCCTGGAGAAACTGGAAAACGACAAGACCTTCCGAGGCGTCATCCTGACTTCG GACTGCCCCGGGATCTTCTCGGCTGGCCTGGACCTGACGGAGATGTGCGGGAAGAGCCAGGCGCACTATGCCGAGTACTGGAGGGCCGTGCAGGAGCTGTGGCTGCGGCTCTACCTGTCCAACCTGGTGCTGATTGCTGCCATCAAC GGAGTCAGCCCTGCGGGAGGCTGCCTGATCAGCCTCACCTGTGACTACCGCGTCCTGGCGGACAACCCCAAGTACACCATGGGGCTGAACGAGACTCTGCTGGGCATCGTCGCCCCCTCCTG GTTTAAAGACACCCTGGTGAACACCGTCGGCCACCGCGTGGCAGAGCGCGCCCTGCAGCTGGGGCTGCTCTTCGCGCCCGCGGAGGCCCTGCGGGTGGGCATGGTAGACCAGGTGGTGCCCGAGGACCAAGTGCACAGCGCGGCACTGTCGGCGATGGCCCAGTGGCTGGCCGTTCCAG ACCATGCTCGACAGCTGACCAAGAATCTGATGCGCAAGGCCACAGCCGACCGCCTGGTCAAACAGCGCGACGCGGACATCCAGTACTTCCTCCAGTTCATCTCCAGGGACTCTATCCAAAAGTCCCTGCGCGTGTACTTAGACAAGCTCAGACAGAAGAAAGGCTAG
- the ECI1 gene encoding enoyl-CoA delta isomerase 1, mitochondrial isoform X2, which yields MAQDLADDLLIKPRSHLPPPSEPLGKRSKRDRKGVAVIKLKNPPVNSLSLEVLTEFVISLEKLENDKTFRGVILTSDCPGIFSAGLDLTEMCGKSQAHYAEYWRAVQELWLRLYLSNLVLIAAINGVSPAGGCLISLTCDYRVLADNPKYTMGLNETLLGIVAPSWFKDTLVNTVGHRVAERALQLGLLFAPAEALRVGMVDQVVPEDQVHSAALSAMAQWLAVPDHARQLTKNLMRKATADRLVKQRDADIQYFLQFISRDSIQKSLRVYLDKLRQKKG from the exons ATGGCACAGGACCTAGCAGATGATTTACTAATTAAACCCAGgagccacctcccacccccatcagagCCTCTGGGAAAACGCTCCAAAAGGGacagaaaag GGGTCGCCGTGATAAAGTTGAAGAACCCCCCGGTGAACAGCCTCAGCCTGGAGGTGCTGACGGAGTTTGTCATCAGCCTGGAGAAACTGGAAAACGACAAGACCTTCCGAGGCGTCATCCTGACTTCG GACTGCCCCGGGATCTTCTCGGCTGGCCTGGACCTGACGGAGATGTGCGGGAAGAGCCAGGCGCACTATGCCGAGTACTGGAGGGCCGTGCAGGAGCTGTGGCTGCGGCTCTACCTGTCCAACCTGGTGCTGATTGCTGCCATCAAC GGAGTCAGCCCTGCGGGAGGCTGCCTGATCAGCCTCACCTGTGACTACCGCGTCCTGGCGGACAACCCCAAGTACACCATGGGGCTGAACGAGACTCTGCTGGGCATCGTCGCCCCCTCCTG GTTTAAAGACACCCTGGTGAACACCGTCGGCCACCGCGTGGCAGAGCGCGCCCTGCAGCTGGGGCTGCTCTTCGCGCCCGCGGAGGCCCTGCGGGTGGGCATGGTAGACCAGGTGGTGCCCGAGGACCAAGTGCACAGCGCGGCACTGTCGGCGATGGCCCAGTGGCTGGCCGTTCCAG ACCATGCTCGACAGCTGACCAAGAATCTGATGCGCAAGGCCACAGCCGACCGCCTGGTCAAACAGCGCGACGCGGACATCCAGTACTTCCTCCAGTTCATCTCCAGGGACTCTATCCAAAAGTCCCTGCGCGTGTACTTAGACAAGCTCAGACAGAAGAAAGGCTAG
- the DNASE1L2 gene encoding LOW QUALITY PROTEIN: deoxyribonuclease-1-like 2 (The sequence of the model RefSeq protein was modified relative to this genomic sequence to represent the inferred CDS: deleted 1 base in 1 codon) produces MGGFRALMAALWALGAAGAAALRIGAFNIQSFGDSKVSDPACGGVIAQIVAGYDITLVQEVRDPDLSAVSALMEQINSVSRHEYSFVSSEPLGREQYKEMYLFVYRKDAVSVVDTYQYPDPDDAFSREPFVVKFSAPGSGKAPPLPFRGPAPPPPPPPLPLLTRAFAAAGELVLIPLHAAPHQAVAEIDALYDVYLDVIDKWGTDDLLFLGDFNADCSYVRAQDWPAIRLRSSEVFKWLIPDSADTTVGNSDCAYDRIVVCGARLRRSLKPQSAAVHDFQEEFGLDQTQALAISDHFPVEVTLKSH; encoded by the exons ATGGGTGGGTTCCGCGCCCTCATGGCCGCGCTCTGGGCGCTGGGGGCCGCCGGGGCCGCGGCGCTGCGCATCGGAGCCTTCAACATCCAGAGCTTTGGCGACAGCAAAGTGTCGGACCCAGCCTGCGGCGGTGTCATTGCGCAA atcGTGGCTGGCTATGACATCACGCTGGTGCAGGAGGTGCGAGACCCGGACCTGAGCGCCGTGTCCGCGCTCATGGAGCAGATCAACAG CGTGTCCAGGCACGAGTACAGCTTCGTGAGCAGCGAGCCCCTGGGTCGGGAGCAGTACAAAGAAATGTACCTGTTCGTCTACAG GAAGGACGCGGTGTCGGTGGTGGACACGTACCAGTACCCGGACCCGGATGACGCCTTCAGCCGTGAACCTTTCGTGGTCAAGTTCTCCGCCCCCGGCTCGGGtaaggccccgcccctccccttccgcggccccgccccccccccgccccccccccccctcccgcttcTGACACGCGCCTTC GCAGCTGCCGGGGAGCTCGTGCTGATCCCGCTGCACGCAGCGCCGCACCAGGCCGTGGCGGAGATCGACGCTCTCTACGACGTGTACCTGGACGTGATCGACAAATGGGGCACCGAC GACTTGCTGTTCTTGGGCGACTTCAATGCGGACTGCAGCTACGTGAGGGCGCAGGACTGGCCGGCAATCCGCCTGCGCAGTAGCGAGGTCTTCAAGTGGCTCATCCCGGACAGCGCGGACACCACGGTGGGCAACTCGGACTGCGCCTACGACCGCATCGTGGTGTGCGGCGCCCGCCTGCGCAGGAGCCTGAAGCCCCAGTCGGCCGCTGTGCACGACTTCCAGGAGGAGTTCGGCCTGGACCAGACTCag gcccTTGCCATCAGTGACCATTTTCCTGTGGAGGTGACCCTGAAGTCCCACTGA